A part of Nymphaea colorata isolate Beijing-Zhang1983 unplaced genomic scaffold, ASM883128v2 scaffold0135, whole genome shotgun sequence genomic DNA contains:
- the LOC126409360 gene encoding ATP synthase subunit beta, chloroplastic-like, whose product MRTNPTTSGLGVSTLVEKNQGRIAQIIGPVLDVAFSPGKMPNIYNSLVVKGRDTAGQEINVTCEVQQLLGNNRVRAVAMSATDGLTRGMEVIDTGAPLSVPVGGATLGRIFNVLGEPVDNLGPVDTRTTSPIHRPAPAFTQLDTKLSIFETGIKVVDLLAPYRRGGKIGLFGGAGVGKTVLIMELINNIAKAHGGVSVFGGVGERTREGNDLYMEMKESGVINEENIAESKVALVYGQMNEPPGARMRVGLTALTMAEYFRDVNEQDVLLFIDNIFRFVQAGSEVSALLGRMPSAVGYQPTLSTEMGSLQERITSTKEGSITSIQAVYVPADDLTDPAPATTFAHLDATTVLSRGLAAKGIYPAVDPLDSTSTMLQPRIVGEEHYETAQRVKQTLQRYKELQDIIAILGLDELSEEDRLTVARARKIERFLSQPFFVAEVFTGSPGKYVGLAETIRGFQLILSGELDSFPEQAFYLVGNIDEATAKAMNLEVESKLKK is encoded by the coding sequence ATGAGAACAAATCCTACTACTTCTGGTCTCGGAGTTTCAACACTTGTGGAAAAAAATCAGGGACGTATCGCTCAAATCATTGGTCCAGTACTGGATGTAGCTTTTTCCCCGGGGAAGATGCCTAATATTTACAACTCTTTGGTAGTTAAGGGTCGAGATACCGCAGGTCAGGAAATTAATGTGACTTGTGAGGTACAGCAATTATTAGGAAATAATCGAGTTAGAGCTGTAGCTATGAGTGCTACAGATGGGCTGACGAGAGGAATGGAAGTGATTGACACGGGAGCTCCTCTAAGTGTTCCAGTCGGTGGAGCCACTCTAGGACGAATTTTCAATGTTCTTGGAGAACCTGTTGATAATTTAGGTCCTGTAGATACTCGCACAACATCTCCTATTCATAGACCCGCACCCGCTTTTACACAATTAGATACAAAAttatcaatctttgaaacgggcATTAAAGTGGTGGATCTTTTAGCGCCTTATCGGCGTGGGGGAAAAATCGGACTATTCGGGGGAGCCGGAGTGGGTAAAACAGTACTCATCATggaattaatcaacaacatTGCCAAAGCTCATGGGGGTGTATCCGTATTCGGCGGAGTAGGAGAACGCACTCGTGAAGGAAATGATCTTtacatggaaatgaaagaatCCGGGGtgattaatgaagaaaatattgcagAATCTAAAGTAGCTCTAGTATATGGACAGATGAATGAACCCCCGGGAGCTCGTATGAGAGTCGGTTTGACTGCCCTAACCATGGCGGAATATTTCCGTGATGTTAATGAACAAGACGTACTTCTATTTATTGACAATATCTTTCGCTTCGTTCAAGCGGGGTCAGAAGTATCTGCCTTATTAGGTAGAATGCCTTCCGCCGTGGGTTATCAGCCTACCCTGAGTACAGAAATGGGTTCTTTGCAAGAAAGAATTACTTCTACTAAAGAGGGATCTATAACTTCCATTCAAGCAGTTTATGTACCTGCGGACGATTTGACTGATCCTGCTCCTGCCACGACATTTGCACATTTAGATGCTACTACCGTACTATCAAGAGGATTAGCTGCCAAAGGTATCTATCCAGCAGTAGATCCTTTAGATTCAACGTCAACTATGCTCCAACCTCGGATTGTTGGCGAAGAACATTACGAAACTGCGCAAAGAGTTAAGCAAACTTTACAACGTTACAAAGAACTTCAGGACATTATAGCTATTCTTGGACTGGACGAATTATCCGAAGAGGATCGTTTAACCGTAGCAAGAGCGCGAAAAATTGAACGTTTCTTATCACAACCCTTCTTCGTAGCAGAAGTATTTACTGGTTCTCCAGGGAAATATGTTGGTCTCGCAGAAACAATTAGGGGGTTTCAACTGATCCTTTCCGGAGAATTAGATAGTTTTCCCGAGCAGGCCTTTTATTTGGTAGGTAATATCGATGAAGCTACCGCGAAGGCTATGAACTTAGAAGTAGAgagcaaattgaagaaatga